Sequence from the Euzebya sp. genome:
CATGGAGACCGGCTACCAGCGCGGCAAGATCCAGGACGAGTCGATGCTGTACGAGAGCCGCAAGCACGACGGGTCGCTGCCGATCGTCGGCGTCAACACGTTCCTGCCGCCGGAGGGCGAGTCCGAGGACCTGCCGACCGTCGAGCTGGCCCGTGCGACGGAGGACGAGAAGCGGTCCCAGCTCGAGCGCGTCACCGCCTTCGCCGAATCGAACCGCAGCCGGACGGAGCAGGCGCTGACCGACCTGCAGGAGGCCGCCACATCAGGTGGCAACACCTTCGCCGCGCTGATGGAGGCGGTCCGCCACTGCTCGCTCGGCCAGATCACCGACGCGTTCTTCGAGGTCGGCGGCCAGTACCGCCGGAACGTCTGAGGTGACCGCCGACCTGGATCCGATCGCCGAGGCCCACCGCCAGTGGGTCGACCACGGCTGGGGTGATGTGGCGGACGGGATGGCGGCCGTCACGTCGATCACCCGCGTCCAGGCGCTCTTCCAGCAGCGGATCGACGAGCTGCTCCGCCCCCTCGACCTGACCTTCGCCCGCTACGAGATCCTGCAGCTGCTGACGTTCAGCCGGACCGGCGCGCTGCCGCTCGCCGCCATCGGCCGGCGCCTGCAGGTGCACCCGACGTCGGTGACCTCGGCGATCGACCGGTTGGAGCGCCAGGGGTTCGTCGCCCGCGAGGATCACCCCACCGACCGCCGGGCGAAGCTGGCGCGGTTGACCGAGGACGGTCGAGCCGCGGCGAAGGCGGCGACCGCGCTCCTCAACGAGCAGGTGTTCGCCGCGCCCGGCCTCTCCGCTGAGGACACCCGCAGCCTCGTGGACCTCCTGACCC
This genomic interval carries:
- a CDS encoding MarR family winged helix-turn-helix transcriptional regulator, giving the protein MTADLDPIAEAHRQWVDHGWGDVADGMAAVTSITRVQALFQQRIDELLRPLDLTFARYEILQLLTFSRTGALPLAAIGRRLQVHPTSVTSAIDRLERQGFVAREDHPTDRRAKLARLTEDGRAAAKAATALLNEQVFAAPGLSAEDTRSLVDLLTRMRRSAGDV